The Verrucomicrobium spinosum DSM 4136 = JCM 18804 DNA segment GGGAGCGGCCATCAAGCCTGTGCCGATGCCCGCCACCGGACCTGCCACGGCAGCGACAGCATCTGCCGACACGCAGAAGCGCTAGTTCATCGAACCGGACAACTTTCCTCTAACCCCCTCGGGCGGCGGCCTGTGCTGCTGCTGCCCGTACCCCCTCCCCCTCCATGTCCCGTTTCTTCATTGACCGGCCCGTCTTTGCCTGGGTGGTCGCGCTCGTCATCATGGTGGCAGGCGGCATCTCCATGATGACCCTGCCCATCTCGCAGTACCCGAACATCGCCCCTCCCGCGGTGGCCATCAGCGCCAGCTACCCCGGAGCCTCCGCCAAGACGGTGGAGGACACGGTGACCCAGGTCATCGAGCAGAAGATGAACGGCATCGACAACCTCCGTTACATCGAGTCCGCCAGTGACTCCAACGGCGGCGCGACAGTGACCATCACCTTCGAGGGCGGCACCGATCCCAACATCGCGCAGGTGCAGGTGCAGAACAAGCTGCAGCTCGCCCTGCCGCTGCTCCCGCAGGAGGTGCAGGCCCAGGGCGTGCGCGTGGCCAAGGCAACCAACAACAACCTCCTCGTGCTGGGCCTGGTGTCTGAGGACGGTAGCATGGACAACACTGACCTGAGTGACTACCTCTTCGGCTCCATGCAGGACCCCATCAGCCGCGTGACGGGCGTGGGTGACATTCAGACCTTCGGCTCCCAGTATGCCATGCGCATCTGGCTGGATCCGGACAAACTCGTGCAGTACCAGCTCACTGCGGCAGATGTGAGCACCGCCATCCGCTCGCAGAATGCTCAGGTCTCCTCCGGCTCCCTGGGTGGTCTGCCCGCCGTGCCGGGACAGATGCTCACCGCCACCATCGTCACCCGCGGACGGCTCCAGACGGCAGAGCAGTTTGAGAGCATCCTGCTGCGAGTGAACACAGATGGTTCGAGGGTACTGCTGAAGGACGTGGCCCGCGTGGAGCTGGGCAGTGAGAACTACAACAACCTCGCCCGCTACAACCGCCGCCCCGCCGCAGGCATGGCCATCCGGGCCGCCGCCGGGGCGAACGCGCTGGAGACGGTCGTGGCCGTGAAGGCCAAGGTGGACGAACTTTCCCGCTTCTTCCCGCCCGGGCTGAAGGTGGTCTATCCCTATGACACCTCGCCCTTCGTGCGCCACTCCATCACGGAGGTGGTGAAGACCCTCGTGGAGGCCATCATCCTCGTCTTCCTCGTCATCTATCTCTTCCTCCAGAACTGGCGTGCCACCTTGATCCCCACCATCGCCGTGCCCGTGGTGCTGCTCGGGACCTTCGGCGTGCTGGCGGCGGCGGGGTTCACGTTGAACACGCTCACGCTCTTCGGCCTCGTGCTCGCCATCGGTCTGCTGGTGGATGACGCCATCGTGGTGGTGGAGAACGTGGAGCGCGTCATGGAGGAGGAAGGCCTGGCCCCTCGTGAGGCCACGCAGAAGTCGATGGACCAGATCTCCGGCGCACTGGTCGGCATCGGCCTCGTACTCTGCGCCGCCTTCGTGCCGATGGCCTTTTTTGGGAACTCCACCGGTGTCATCTACCGCCAGTTCGCCATCACCATCGTCTCTGCCGTGGTGCTCTCCGTGGTGGTTGCGTTGATCCTCACACCTGCCCTGTGTGCCACCATGCTGAAGCCAGTGACCAAAGGCGCGCATCACAAGCAGCGCGGTTTCTTCGGCTGGTTCAACCGCGTTTTTGACCGCACCGCAGATGCCTATGCCTGGACCGTGGGCCATCTCCTGAGACGCAGTGCCTACCTGCTCATCGTGTACGGGTTCATCGCCGCGGGCGTGTTCTATCTCTTCAAGCATCTGCAGACCGGCTTCCTCCCGGATGAAGACAAAGGCGTCATCTTCACCGCCGCCCAGTTGCCTCCTGGATCCACGCGCGAGCAGTCGCTCGCGGTAGTGCAGAGGATGGAAGACTATCTCCTCGATAAACAAGGCGACTCTGTGGCCGGGGTGTTTGGTGTGGCAGGCTTCAGCTTCTTCGGTGCCGGGCAGAACCAGGTCATCACCTTCTCCCACCTGAAGGACTGGAAGGAGCGCCAGGGGCCAAACCAGGGCGTGAAGGCCATCCAGGGCCAGACGATGGGCGTCTTCATGCAGATCAAAGAGGCCATGGCCGTCGCCTTCGCCCCGCCTGCCGTGCAGGAGCTGGGCAATGTGAGCGGCTTCGACCTCCGCCTGCTGGACCAGGCCGGTCTCGGGCATGATGCGCTCATGAATGCCCGTATGCAGCTCGTTGGCATGGCCTCGCAGAATCCGGCGCTCTTTGGCGTACGGCCAAACGGCCTCAGCGATACGCCGCAGTTCCAGTTGGATATCGATGAAGAGAAAGCAAGCGCCCTGGGCCTCTCGATTGCCAGCATCAACTCCGAGCTCGCCAACATCTGGGGCTCCGGTTATGTGAACGACTTCCTGGACAAAGGCCGCGTGAAGAAGGTCTTCATTCAGGGCGATGCCCCCTTCCGCATGACACCGGAGGACATCGGCCGCTGGTTCATCAGAAACAACCGCGGCGACATGGTCCCGTACTCCGCCTTTGCCTCCGCGCGCTGGATTATGGGCTCGCCCAAGCTCGAGCGCTTCAACGGCGCGCCCTCCGTGGCCATCAGCGGTGAGGCCGCCAAGGGGCACAGCTCGGGTGAGGCAATGAAGATCATGGAGGACCTCGCCAAGCAACTGCCCGCAGGCATCGGCTACACCTGGGCAGGCATCTCGTATGAGGAGCGCCTCTCCGGCTCCAACTCCGCCGCGCTGTATGGGCTCGCGTTGCTCATGGTGTTCCTGTGTCTGGCCGCCCTCTATGAGAGCTGGGCCATCCCCATCTCCGTCATGATGGACATGCCGCTGGGCGCGCTGGGCGTGCTTGCCGCGGTGTCGATACGAGGTCTGCCCAATGACGTGTATTTCCAGATCGGTCTCATCACGATCATCGGTCTCTCCGCCAAAAACGCCATCCTCGTGGTCGAGTTCGCCAAGGAGCGGTTCGATGCGGGCGAGAGCCTCATCGACAGCGCCGTGTTTGCCGTGAGGCAGCGCCTCCGCCCCATTTTGATGACCTCCATCGCCTTTGGTCTCGGCGTACTGCCTCTTGCCTTTAGCACCGGCCCCGGTGCTGGCAGCCAGAACGCCATTGGCACCGGCGTCGTCGGCGGTGCTGTGACCACGACCCTGCTCGGGCTGTTCTTCGTCCCGCTGTACTACGTGGTGGTGCTGAAGATGTTCCGCGTGAAGCCAGTGAAGCCCAAGGGCGGCAAGGCGGCGGGGGCGACTGTTGAGGCGGTTCCGGAACTCCCCGCGCCACAGGCAGGCTGACGGGGAATGCAGAATGTTCAGAGGGGCCGCGCGCCGGGGCGAAGCAAAGTAGTCCAGCACTTTAGTGCGTCAGTCGCGCGGCTCCTGTCATCCAATACCGAGCTAAAGCTCTTCACTACTTTGAGCTTCCTCCACAGGCGTAGTCCGGTTGTGCCAACCGGCTCACGCCCCGAGCGTCCCTTGCCGATCTTTTCGCTCCGCCCATCCCACATACCGCGGGGCCGGAGACCCCGCCTCCTGTACTCCGCAGCCAAGGCATCCCGCAGCTTGTTCGTGCACAAAGGAGGCGGGGGTTCCCAGCCCCGCTCACTCCTCAAACGTCCCTCGACAGCCGCTAATCCCTATCGCCTCCTCATCAGGCAAAGTAGTCCAGCACTTTAGTGCGTCAGTCGCGCGGCTCCTGTCATCCAATACCGAGCTAAAGCTCTGCACTAATTTGAGCTTCCTCCACAGGCGTAGTCCGGTTGTGCCAACCGGCTCACGCCCCGAGCGTCCCTTGCCGATCTTTTCGCTCCGCCCATCCCACATACCGCGGGGCCGGAGACCCCGCCTCCTGTACTCCGCAGCCAAGGCATCCCGCAGCTTGTTCGTGCACAAAGGAGGCGGGGGTTCCCAGCCCCGCTCACTCCTCAAACGTCCCTCGACAGCCGCTAATCCCTATCGCCTCCTCATCAGGCAAAGTAGTCCAGCACTTTAGTGCGTCAGTCGCGCGGCTCCTGTCATCCAATACCGAGCTAAAGCTCTGCACTACTTTGAGCTTCCTCCACGGGCGTAGTCCGGTTGTCCCAACCGGCTCATGCCCCAAGCGTCCCTCGACGATCTTTTCGCTCCGCCCATCCCACCTACCGCGGGGCCGGAGACCCCGCCTCCTGTACTCCGCGGCCAAGTCCCATCGTAGCTTGTTCGTGCATAAAGGAGGCGGGGGTTCCCAGCCCCGCTCACGCCCCAAACGTCCCTCGACAGCCGCTAATCCCTATCGCCTCCTCATCAGGCAAAGTAGTCCGGCACTTTAGTGCGTCAGTCGCGCGGCTCCCGTCATCCAATACCGAGCTAAAGCTCAGCACTACTTTGAGCTTCCTCCACGGGCGTAGTCCGGTTGTCCTAACCGGCTCATGCCCCAAGCGTCCCTCGACGATCTTTCCCCGTCTCCCATCCCAAACCCAGCGCACGGTTAGAGGACTCACCACCTCACAAGGCCCCGCGAAAGCGGCGATTCTCGCCGCACTCCACAGCGACTTCGTCGCCAGATGCTGTACCCGATTCCCAGGCTCCAACGCAAATGAGCCTCCGATATCGAAGGCTCTCCGAACTCCCCCTCTTTCTCCCGCTCCCAACACCTGAGCGCGCAGCGCTTTTGGGACTGCGGTGAGCATCACCGCTTTCGCGCCCCTCGTGATCTCCGCTCACCCTTCGCTGTCCAGCAGGGGCCAACGCCCAACGCAACCCCACCATCTCCCTTTACCGCGGCAATTCCCGCAACCTCGCATCCGCTGGCCTCGGCTCCAGAGGCCGGGCTTTCAGCCCTCAAGGGATATTTGGTCACCTATTCCTTGGGCGTTGCCCAAGGCTGGTATCACGCCGGACCTTCGGCCCTCATGAGCCTGCACAATCAGCCGATCGTGAAGTGGATGCGCCCCAGCGTGTCTCATTCGCGCTCAGGGCATATTCATTTTTCCTGATGGCATTGCCCATCCCCCCAACACTCCCTCACTCCCTCACTCCCTCACTCCCTCACTCCAGCACTCCCTCACTCCCTCACTCCAGCACTCCAGCACTCCAGCACTCCGCCTCCCCCCTACCCCACCTTCTCATACCAACTGCTCCGCGGGAAGAACTTCAGCGGCACCATGCCCAGCCAGCCGTTCTCGCGTTGTTTCTCCACGCGGATCTCGGTGTCGTGCAGGCTCGCGTCCTGTAGCGGCGTGAGCTTGTTGTCGCGGCGCAGGGCGTCTTTCTCGGGATTTCTGGAGATGGCGACGATGTTGTCCGCGTTGTTGGCGATGAGCGAGCTGCCTTTGATCTCCAGCCGGTCCTGCCGTTGGCCGGAGGGGCTCTTTCTCGGGTGGGCCACGAGGTGGATGTGGGCGCCGGTTTCCTTGGCGAACTCCTGGAGCCGGTTCATGAAGCGGCCCTGTTCGGCGAACTCCTCCTCCAGCCCGTCCACGCGCATGAGGCTGTCCACAATGAAGTGCTGCACGCCGTGGCGCTGGAAGGAGAACATCATCATCTCCAGCAGCAGGTCCTGACTGATGTAGCCCACCACGTCGGCGAAGACGAGGCGGGTGCCGAACTTCTCCAGAAACGTCATCGCATTTGATGGCGTGGCGGGTTCTTGGAAATAGGTGGTCGTGAGACGGCGCAAGGTGGACTCTGCCCGCATTTCCATCGAGGCCATGAAGACGCCGGTGTGGCTGAGCTGGCTGAGGAGGTTGAGCGCCACGAAGTTGAGGAAGGTGCTCTTCCCCTGCCCGTAGGCGCCGGTCCAGACGGTGAGCTCGTGCGGGCGGAAGTAGAAGCCCTGGTGGGGCCAGGCGACGCGCAGGAAGTCCAGCGTGAAGGGCTCGGGCTTGGGCTCCAGTTCGCTCATGAGGCGCTGGTGCAGTTCCTGCCCCAGGAGGAGCTTGTGGATCTGCGGTGGCCGGGCCTGGGCGATCCAGTGCTCCGCATCGTCGGCGGTGCAGCCTTCCAGCAGGCACTCGTTGGCGTCCTTGTGCGGGAGTTTCACCAGCAGGCAGCGATGCCGCCCCAGACGCTGCATCACGCGGTTCGCGTTCTCCGCGCCCGCGCCGTCCATGTCGAACGAGAGGTAAATGTGGTCGAACAGCTCCAGTTGATCCCACTCGTGGTCAATCCAGGCCGCTCCGGTGCCGTTGGGCACGCTCAGCGCTGGCACGCCCCATTGCGTCCAGGTCATCGCGTCGATCTGGCCCTCGCACAGCAGAACCGTGCGCTTCTCCCAGGCGGACTTCGGCAGGGCCTGCCAGCCGAAGAGGCTCGGGGCGCATCCTGCATCCTGCCAGACGCGTTTCCTCGCACCCAGACCGCTTTCACCGGGTCCAGGAACCGTCCGGTAGGAGCGGTTCACCAGCGTGCCATCCGGCGCATGACAGGGAAAGACCAGCGCCCCGGCGGAAGGCAGCCCCTCCACGCCGAAGCGACGCACCACCGCCGGATCCAGCCCGCGCTGGAGCTGCAGGTACCGCATGACCACACCCTCCTCTGCCACCGGGATCACCCCGGCCTGCTCACGCACCGGCGGCGCTTGATATTTCCTCGGACTCGCCGTGGCGGGCTCCGGCCCCAACATGCCCAGGTACTCCTTCGCCTCGCGAAAGGCCTCCGCCAGCGGGATGCCGCGTGCGGCGGCCCAGAGGTCCAGCAAGTCCCCGTGGCGACCTTCTTCCGCCCAGTCCCGCCAGCGGCCTGCGTGTTCGCCACTGAGCTGCACCTTGAGGCTCTGCCCCTGCCCGCCCTGGACGTCTCCGGACAGCCACTCCGCGCCCTTCCGGGTGCCCCCGGGAAGCAGTCGCAGGCAGACCGATTCCACCCTGTCCGCCAGACGGCGGGAAACCTCTTGTGCTGAATGTCGCAAGTTGATCATGTTGGCGATGATGATGATGCCGATGCTGTAGCGTTGTGACTCACTCTGCCTCACCAGGGCAAGCCGCCGCGGTTCTGCGACGTCCAATCCGCGGCTCCCTCAAGCGCCAGCGCCGGGACTGGAGAAGCCGAGGGCTGACTCTGCGCCAAAGCCCGCTGGAGGGGCGAGAGGCCGTCCGCGTCTTTCACGCCGAAGGGCGAGGACATGGGCAAAGGCAACGGTACGGGCAAGGACGGCAGCAGCGGCGCGGTCTGCTGGACCGGTGCTGAGGCAGAGGTGCCGCCGTCTTCCCAACGTCGGCCGTTGATCCAAGTCGCAGGCAGCGGGATGAAGCGGCCATCCTGCTCACGCCACGCCGGGCAGCTGGATTGCCGTCCCAGAGCCTGCATGAGCTCGACGAGCCGCGGACGTTCCTTGCCCTTCACATTGCGCCAGGCCTGCTCCGCCTTGCGCCGGGCGTCTTTGCGCGGGTAGTTGGTCCAGAACTCCTCGAACCCCGCCAGCCAGGCGGCGTCTTTCTCCAGAGGCGGGGAGCTGGGGGCCGGGGTCTGGTTCAGAGTCTGATTCTGAATCTGAGAGAAGTTGGAAACAGACACGCTCAGGGGCGCAGCCCCGGCTGGCTTTGCGGGGGTTGGGGGTTGGCCTTGGGCTTGTTCGAGCGTTTGTGTTTTGCTTTCCTTTTCTTTTACTCTTTCTTTTTCTGTTCCTATTTCCTTTCTCTTTTGTTCAACGACTTCGCTGTTTCCGTTGAACGGACGTTCAGCAGTTCTTTCCTTATCGCAGGCCGATTCCAGCTCCTTCGCTTTTCTTTCCTCTGCGAGTTTTCTTCTGGCAATGCCGCTGGCCACTCCCGCGGCTGCAGCGATTCTTCTCTTCTCCTGGCAGACTTCTTCCTGGCTGACAGGGTACATCCAGACGCGCAGATCGTCCCCCTCCCACTCGAACAGCTCCGTGCAGCGGAGGATCATCTCCCGGGGCACGCCGGTGGTCTGCAACCACCTCGTCTCACTCCACGTCCGGGCCCCTTTGATCAGCCCCTGATTCTCCTGGTCCACACAAAAGCTGCTGACCCGGGTCCAGGCACCCACCTCATCCAAGCCCAGATCCGCCAGCTTCCCCGACCGAATGTTTCTCACGTCCACGTTCCAGTAGTTCATCGTTTTTCTCCTCCTTGTATTGCTCCTCTACCGCCACCTCACCCGTTCTGACTCTCTATTTCCTGCAACCCACCCCCCCACCGCTGGCCTCTGGCATGAGCGGCCATTGGGCGGATAGGGCTATTCCGCAAACGCGTTTGCCCTCGGCCCGCTGCCGGAGTCGTCTGCGGAGAGCAGGCCCATTTCCTGCAGTTTCAGCATCGCCAGATGGCGCAGTTGCTGCCCCCGACTGCGATTCTCCCGCCGTGCGAGGGACTCGATGACCGACCGTTCTTTGAGGGTCAGCGGCGTGTTGATGTAGCTCGGTGCCCGGCCTGGGGCGGGCTGAGCAATTGGGTTTGCTCTGGCCGACTCCACCGCATGCACTGCTACTTCCACGTCTCCCTGCATGAAGACAATGTGCGCTAAGCTTGGCGCACAATCAACAGGAAGTTGTCAGAAGTTGATTGGAATTGGGTGGATGTGTGGGGGGCGTTGGGGACGAAGGAGCCAGGGATGCTCGGGGAGCGCACGCATCCTGCGTACTGTTTGCGGCATCTTGCCGCGAACGTCAGTCAGCGCATGACATCATGTCCAACCGACGTGGAGGTGTTGGTTGAGGTGGGGAGGAAGCTGAAAGTAGTCCAGAGCTTTCGCTCGGTATTGGATGACGTGGGTAGGGCGACTGACGAGCTAAAGCTCTGCACTACTTTGCTGGCGCTCGTTTGGATGCGCCTGAGATATTGCGGCGACCGGTCGGGGGATCGCAAGCAGCTTCGCGGAGTTGGAAGCTGTTCGTAGTACAAACAGAGCCTCGCTGGCGTGGGTGGGAGGGCATGGTCGCGAGCACAGGCTGGCGACGTTGGCGTCTGGGGCGTCAGGTTGTTTCCCATAACGCTCCGTCAACCACTCCGTTCTCAAGCCGGTTGGCACAACCGGACTACGCCCGTGGCGGCAGCTGAAAGTAGTCCAGAGCTTTAGCTCGGTATTGGATGGCGTAGGTAGGGCGACTGACGAGCTAAAGCTCTGCACTACTTTGCTGGCGCTCGTTTGGATGCGCCTGAGATATTGCGGCGATCGGTCGGGGGATCGCAAGCAGCTTCGCGGAGTTGGAAGCTGTTCGTAGTACAAACAGAGCCTCGCTGGCGTGGGTGGGAGGGCATGGTCGCGAGTACAGGCTGGCGACATTGGCGTCTGGGGCTTCAGGTTGTTTCCCATAACGCTCCGTCAACCACTCCGTTCTCAAGCCGGTTGGCACAACCGGACTACGCCCGTGGCGGCAGCTGAAAGTAGTCCAGAGCTTTAGCTCGGTATTGGATGGCGTAGGTAGGGCGACTGACGAGCTAAGCTCTGCACTACATTCTCTCTCCTCACCAACTTCCCCCCAGCGCCCGGATCAACCCCACGGTCGCGATATGCCCCTGGGCCTTCAGTAACGCGTACTGGCGCTCACGCAGCAGGCTGGTGCGCTCGGCGTCCAGAAGTTCCAAATAACTGATGCTGCCGCCTTCATAGAGCTGGCGGGTTAACGCAGTAGCCTTCAACGCAGCATCCAGCGCTTCCTTCTGGGCGACGGCCTGCTCTTTGCGGTACCGGATCTGGATCAAGGAGGTCTCCACGTCCTTCACGGCGGCCAGGACGGACTGGCGGAACTTGGCGGTGCTTTCCTCATGCACGGCGCGGGCGCGGGCGACCTTGGCCTTGGTGACGAAGATGCCGGTGATGGGAACGCTCACGCTGGGGCCGAAGGACCAGACACGGCTGTCGGCGTTGAAGAGCGAGGAGGTGTCCTTGCTCAAATAGCCTGCCTGCCCGGTGAGGCTGACTGTTGGGAAATAACCGGCAATCTCCACGCCGATCTCAGCATTGCGCGCGGCCACGAGGCGCTCGGCGGCGGCGACATCGGGGCGGCGCTCCAGGACCTCGGCGGGGATGCCGGCAGGGATCTTGGGCGGGGTGCCCTGGATCTCCGCCTTGGACACACTGAACCGGCTGGCGGGCTGGCCGCAGAGGAGCGCGAGCACATTGACGGTCTCCTCACGCTGACGCTTCACATCGGCCATGTCGGCCCGCACGGTGGCGACCTCGCTCTTCGCACGGGCGTGATCCGCCTCGGGGATGGTCCCGGCGGCGAAACGCTGGTCGATCAGGCCAAACGTCTTCTCCTGGCTGGCAAGGGTGCGCTGGAGCGCGGCCATCTGGGAATCCAGGCTGCGGATGAGGAAATACTGGCTGGCCACATCACCGGTGAGGGAGAGCAGCACGCTGTGGAAGTCGCCCACACTGGCATCCACCTGGGCATTGGCGGACTCGATCGAGCGCCGCACGCGGCCCCAGAGATCGATCTCATAGCTGAGTTGCAAGGGCACGTTGAAGGTGTTGATGTGCGCGGCGGGGATCGCGATGGGCACGGGTGACGGCGGATTGCCCGAGGTGCGCTCCCGCTGGGCCAGGCCGTCCACGCTCACCTGGGGCACATACGCCGCAGCACTCAGCCCCGCGGCGGCACGCGCCTGGTCGATGCGGGCCATCGCCATGCGGATCTCCTGGTTGTTTCCCAGAGCCATCGCCTCCAGGCGGTTCAGCTCCGCATCCTTGAAGATGCGCCACCACTCACCGCGGGGCTCCGCATCCTTGGGGCTGGCGGGCTGCCACTTCCACGTGGCGGGCGTGAGGGCGCTCACGTCTGGCTTCTCATACTTGGGGCCTACGGTGCAGCCGGTGAAGGCGAGGATCGGGAGGAGTCCGGAGCAGACTGCCAGGGGGAGCGATTTCATGAGGAGAGCGAAAACGGAGTCAGACGATCAACCAGATCAATGAGCAGGCTGTGGGGCGGGATGGGCGGCAGCCTCCCGGGCGGCGCGTTTCGCCTCGCGGCGGTCGGCCCGTCGTTTCCTCCAACCAATGACATCGTCAAAGAGCGAGTAGAAGACCGGCGTTGCCAGCAGGGTGAGCAGGAGGGACATCATCTGACCGCCGATGATGACCCCGGCAGTGGCGTTGTTGAAGGCAGCGCCCACGCCCTTGGAGAACATGAGGGGCACCATGCCCGCCACGAAGGCCAGGGTGGTCATGAGGATGGGGCGCAGACGATCCTTGTTCGCCTGCAGGATGGCCTCCAGCCGGTTCATGCCGCGCTCCCGGAGCTGGTTCGTGTGATCGATCTGCAAGATGCCGTTCTTCTTTACCATGCCGAACAGCACCAGGATCCCCAGCACGGAGAAGATGTTGAGCGACTGGTTGAAGAGCAGCAGCGAGAGGATGGCAAAGGGCAGTGTGAGCGGCAGCGCCAGCAGGATGGTAAAGGGGTGCAGCCAGGACTCGAACTGCGCGGCCAGAATGAGGTACATGAAGATGAACGCCATGCCGAAGGCGGTGACGAAGGCGAGCCCGGCCTTCTTCAGCTCCTTGGATCGACCCGTCGGGCCCACCTCATAGTCCGGGGGCAGGTTCTGCTTCTTCACAATGGTCTCGATGGCATCCGCGATCTGGCTCTCCCCCACCCCGGGTGCGGGGTTGGCCATGATGGTGACCTGGCGGCGGCGATCCGCGCGGTTGATCTCCGCCGGGCCTTCACGACGCTCCAGTTTGACCACGTTGGAGAGCGACACGGTGCCGCCTCTGCCGGAGGGCACGCTGAGCAGGCTGAGCGCTTCCTGACTGTTGCGATACGGCGCCTCAGAGCGCAGGTGTATGTCATACTGCTCCCCGCCTTCATTGTAGGTGGAGACATCCGCCCCGCCCACCAGGAGGCGGAGGGTCGAGGAAAGATCCGCAATGTTCACGCCCAACTGACCCGCCTTGGCGCGGTCCACAGAGGCGACGATCTCCGGCTTGCCGCTCACCAGGGTGGAGTCCACATCGCGAATGCCGGGGATGTTGGGGATCTCCTTGAGCGCATTCTCTGCGGCCTGGTTGATGCGATCCAGATCCGAGCCTGCGATGATGAACTGCACCGTCGCGCTGGATTGCCCGGTGCTGAAGGGCGGCACCTGCAGCACCGTCATGCGCAGTTCCTTGGGATACTTGGGCACGATCTGCTGACGCACGCGGTCCATGATCTGTTCCTGCGAGTCGTTGCGCTTGGCAGGATCAATGAGCCGCACATAGATGCCCGCCTTGTTCGGCGTGCGCTGGTCGTTGTCGCCAATCGTCAGCAGCGTGTACTCCACACCCGGAATGGTGCGGATGTCCCGCGCCACGCGCTCGGCGACCAGGTCGGTCGCCTCCAGCGTGGTGCCTTCTGCGGTGCGCAGGTTCACCAGGAACTCCGCCTCCTCCGCCGGGGGCAGCAGGGCTTTTTGCACCTTCCCCATCATCGGGCCGACGGAATACAGCGCGCCGACGCAGGCCAGCACGACGATCCAGCGGTGCCGCATGGAAAGACGCAGCATCCACATGTACAGCCCCTCCAGCGGCGTGTAGAAGATGTTCACCAGGTAGGTCATGCCCCGCTCGATCCAGTTGGGCTTGGTGATCTTCAGCATGCGCGCGGACATGCTGGGTGCGAGGGTAAAACTCACCAGCAGGGACACGGCGATAGCGAAGGCCATGGTGAGGCCGAAGCTGCTGAGGAATTTGCCCACGATGCCGCTGAGGAAGGCCACGGGGATGAAGACCGCCAGCAGGGACAAGGTGGTGGCCATCACCGCCAGGCCGATCTCCTTCGTGCCATTGATCGCCGCGTCATGCGGGCTCTCGTTCTTCTCATGCAGGTGGCGGAAGA contains these protein-coding regions:
- a CDS encoding efflux RND transporter permease subunit, producing MSRFFIDRPVFAWVVALVIMVAGGISMMTLPISQYPNIAPPAVAISASYPGASAKTVEDTVTQVIEQKMNGIDNLRYIESASDSNGGATVTITFEGGTDPNIAQVQVQNKLQLALPLLPQEVQAQGVRVAKATNNNLLVLGLVSEDGSMDNTDLSDYLFGSMQDPISRVTGVGDIQTFGSQYAMRIWLDPDKLVQYQLTAADVSTAIRSQNAQVSSGSLGGLPAVPGQMLTATIVTRGRLQTAEQFESILLRVNTDGSRVLLKDVARVELGSENYNNLARYNRRPAAGMAIRAAAGANALETVVAVKAKVDELSRFFPPGLKVVYPYDTSPFVRHSITEVVKTLVEAIILVFLVIYLFLQNWRATLIPTIAVPVVLLGTFGVLAAAGFTLNTLTLFGLVLAIGLLVDDAIVVVENVERVMEEEGLAPREATQKSMDQISGALVGIGLVLCAAFVPMAFFGNSTGVIYRQFAITIVSAVVLSVVVALILTPALCATMLKPVTKGAHHKQRGFFGWFNRVFDRTADAYAWTVGHLLRRSAYLLIVYGFIAAGVFYLFKHLQTGFLPDEDKGVIFTAAQLPPGSTREQSLAVVQRMEDYLLDKQGDSVAGVFGVAGFSFFGAGQNQVITFSHLKDWKERQGPNQGVKAIQGQTMGVFMQIKEAMAVAFAPPAVQELGNVSGFDLRLLDQAGLGHDALMNARMQLVGMASQNPALFGVRPNGLSDTPQFQLDIDEEKASALGLSIASINSELANIWGSGYVNDFLDKGRVKKVFIQGDAPFRMTPEDIGRWFIRNNRGDMVPYSAFASARWIMGSPKLERFNGAPSVAISGEAAKGHSSGEAMKIMEDLAKQLPAGIGYTWAGISYEERLSGSNSAALYGLALLMVFLCLAALYESWAIPISVMMDMPLGALGVLAAVSIRGLPNDVYFQIGLITIIGLSAKNAILVVEFAKERFDAGESLIDSAVFAVRQRLRPILMTSIAFGLGVLPLAFSTGPGAGSQNAIGTGVVGGAVTTTLLGLFFVPLYYVVVLKMFRVKPVKPKGGKAAGATVEAVPELPAPQAG
- a CDS encoding AAA family ATPase; translation: MDVAEPRRLALVRQSESQRYSIGIIIIANMINLRHSAQEVSRRLADRVESVCLRLLPGGTRKGAEWLSGDVQGGQGQSLKVQLSGEHAGRWRDWAEEGRHGDLLDLWAAARGIPLAEAFREAKEYLGMLGPEPATASPRKYQAPPVREQAGVIPVAEEGVVMRYLQLQRGLDPAVVRRFGVEGLPSAGALVFPCHAPDGTLVNRSYRTVPGPGESGLGARKRVWQDAGCAPSLFGWQALPKSAWEKRTVLLCEGQIDAMTWTQWGVPALSVPNGTGAAWIDHEWDQLELFDHIYLSFDMDGAGAENANRVMQRLGRHRCLLVKLPHKDANECLLEGCTADDAEHWIAQARPPQIHKLLLGQELHQRLMSELEPKPEPFTLDFLRVAWPHQGFYFRPHELTVWTGAYGQGKSTFLNFVALNLLSQLSHTGVFMASMEMRAESTLRRLTTTYFQEPATPSNAMTFLEKFGTRLVFADVVGYISQDLLLEMMMFSFQRHGVQHFIVDSLMRVDGLEEEFAEQGRFMNRLQEFAKETGAHIHLVAHPRKSPSGQRQDRLEIKGSSLIANNADNIVAISRNPEKDALRRDNKLTPLQDASLHDTEIRVEKQRENGWLGMVPLKFFPRSSWYEKVG
- a CDS encoding efflux transporter outer membrane subunit — encoded protein: MKSLPLAVCSGLLPILAFTGCTVGPKYEKPDVSALTPATWKWQPASPKDAEPRGEWWRIFKDAELNRLEAMALGNNQEIRMAMARIDQARAAAGLSAAAYVPQVSVDGLAQRERTSGNPPSPVPIAIPAAHINTFNVPLQLSYEIDLWGRVRRSIESANAQVDASVGDFHSVLLSLTGDVASQYFLIRSLDSQMAALQRTLASQEKTFGLIDQRFAAGTIPEADHARAKSEVATVRADMADVKRQREETVNVLALLCGQPASRFSVSKAEIQGTPPKIPAGIPAEVLERRPDVAAAERLVAARNAEIGVEIAGYFPTVSLTGQAGYLSKDTSSLFNADSRVWSFGPSVSVPITGIFVTKAKVARARAVHEESTAKFRQSVLAAVKDVETSLIQIRYRKEQAVAQKEALDAALKATALTRQLYEGGSISYLELLDAERTSLLRERQYALLKAQGHIATVGLIRALGGSW